The Neodiprion virginianus isolate iyNeoVirg1 chromosome 5, iyNeoVirg1.1, whole genome shotgun sequence genome contains a region encoding:
- the LOC124304404 gene encoding cytochrome P450 4C1-like isoform X3 encodes MDPLTVATLAVACFVLYRIINFTVKLFKVALLFEYPLNAEELPSLPFIGHAYLFIGGNEAILNRMNQLGKNYPTWCRISFGNNPVYVMTSPEHLKEILLSQKTIKRSFFYDFARPLLGDGLMTAPESMWEVHRKLIQPSFNPVVLKSFLKTFATLSVTLAKKMEQHLDGPEFEIYRYVSLCTFDAICVTAMGVNLNAMETAKCEFDEAVSKVMTGFTKRATSPWLYPDFIFYRTQVGKDQTKYIKFIHDFTDNVIRQRKPKIVQRSDQRVSADNEQDSFDTSAARSRILIENLLRLSMENKTLTDEQIRCHIDTTIVGGTDTAAITMNYFLLMLASHQDIQEKIYQELCDIFGENVLEDDNEELHITMDALVKMTYTERVIKETMRLFPGAPIIGRETTDDLKLGQLTVPKGTSVLLNIFRVHRSEKYWSDPLKFDPDRFLPERFATQEPYSYLPFSGGRRNCIGWRYGMMLMKTVAATIVWKYVLTKDQVIPVKDLRLTFDILLGSVYPDTLRIRRRVK; translated from the exons ATGGACCCTTTGACGGTAGCCACGCTTGCGGTGGCATGCTTCGTATTGTACCggataatcaattttacagtCAAGCTGTTTAAAGTTGCTTTGCTCTTCGAATACCCGCTAAACGCTGAGGAATTACCGAGTCTGCCTTTCATAGGCCATGCGTATCTCTTTATTGGCGGTAATGAAG CTATCTTAAACAGGATGAATCAACTGGGGAAAAACTATCCTACGTGGTGTCGAATTTCATTTGGTAACAATCCAGTGTACGTCATGACTTCACCTGAACATTTGAAG GAGATACTCCTGAGTCAGAAGACCATTAAAAGAAGCTTCTTTTACGACTTTGCGCGACCATTGTTGGGGGACGGATTAATGACAGCTCCCG AGTCAATGTGGGAAGTGCACCGAAAACTGATTCAGCCGTCCTTTAATCCGGTGGTTCTCAAGTCTTTCTTGAAAACATTTGCCACTCTGTCAGTGACACTGGCCAAAAAGATGGAACAACACTTGGATGGACCGGAATTCGAAATATACAGATACGTTTCGCTGTGTACATTCGACGCAATCTGTG TGACGGCCATGGGCGTCAATCTGAATGCAATGGAGACCGCGAAATGTGAGTTCGACGAAGcagtaagtaa GGTGATGACTGGTTTTACCAAACGAGCCACCAGTCCTTGGCTGTACCCAGACTTTATTTTCTACCGTACGCAAGTTGGCAAGGACCAAACAAAGTACATCAAGTTTATTCACGACTTCACTGATAAC GTGATCCGACAGCGGAAACCAAAAATCGTCCAGCGTAGTGATCAACGGGTATCGGCCGATAATGAACAAGATTCTTTTG ACACGTCCGCGGCTAGATCTCGGATACTGATAGAAAATCTCCTGAGACTATCGATGGAGAACAAAACGCTGACAGATGAACAGATCCGGTGTCATATTGATACGACGATCGTAGGT GGCACCGACACAGCGGCCATCACGATGAACTATTTTTTGTTGATGCTGGCATCCCATCAAGACATTCAG GAAAAAATATACCAGGAATTGTGCGACATTTTTGGAGAGAATGTCTTGGAGGATGACAATGAAGAGTTGCATATCACGATGGACGCCTTGGTGAAAATGACGTACACGGAGAGAGTGATCAAAGAAACTATGCGCCTGTTCCCGGGTGCGCCCATAATCGGCCGGGAGACAACGGATGATTTGAAGTTAG GCCAGTTAACTGTGCCGAAAGGGACTTCAGTCCtgctgaatatttttcgcgtTCATAGAAGTGAGAAATACTGGTCCGACCCTCTAAAATTTGATCCAGACAGATTCTTACCCGAAAGATTCGCGACACAAGAACCATACTCGTACTTACCATTCAGTGGGGGACGAAGAAATTGTATCG GTTGGAGGTACGGTATGATGTTGATGAAGACAGTTGCCGCAACAATTGTCTGGAAGTAC
- the LOC124304404 gene encoding cytochrome P450 4C1-like isoform X6 produces the protein MDPLTVATLAVACFVLYRIINFTVKLFKVALLFEYPLNAEELPSLPFIGHAYLFIGGNEAILNRMNQLGKNYPTWCRISFGNNPVYVMTSPEHLKEILLSQKTIKRSFFYDFARPLLGDGLMTAPESMWEVHRKLIQPSFNPVVLKSFLKTFATLSVTLAKKMEQHLDGPEFEIYRYVSLCTFDAICVTAMGVNLNAMETAKCEFDEAVSKVMTGFTKRATSPWLYPDFIFYRTQVGKDQTKYIKFIHDFTDNVIRQRKPKIVQRSDQRVSADNEQDSFDTSAARSRILIENLLRLSMENKTLTDEQIRCHIDTTIVGGTDTAAITMNYFLLMLASHQDIQEKIYQELCDIFGENVLEDDNEELHITMDALVKMTYTERVIKETMRLFPGAPIIGRETTDDLKLDSYPKDSRHKNHTRTYHSVGDEEIVSVGGTV, from the exons ATGGACCCTTTGACGGTAGCCACGCTTGCGGTGGCATGCTTCGTATTGTACCggataatcaattttacagtCAAGCTGTTTAAAGTTGCTTTGCTCTTCGAATACCCGCTAAACGCTGAGGAATTACCGAGTCTGCCTTTCATAGGCCATGCGTATCTCTTTATTGGCGGTAATGAAG CTATCTTAAACAGGATGAATCAACTGGGGAAAAACTATCCTACGTGGTGTCGAATTTCATTTGGTAACAATCCAGTGTACGTCATGACTTCACCTGAACATTTGAAG GAGATACTCCTGAGTCAGAAGACCATTAAAAGAAGCTTCTTTTACGACTTTGCGCGACCATTGTTGGGGGACGGATTAATGACAGCTCCCG AGTCAATGTGGGAAGTGCACCGAAAACTGATTCAGCCGTCCTTTAATCCGGTGGTTCTCAAGTCTTTCTTGAAAACATTTGCCACTCTGTCAGTGACACTGGCCAAAAAGATGGAACAACACTTGGATGGACCGGAATTCGAAATATACAGATACGTTTCGCTGTGTACATTCGACGCAATCTGTG TGACGGCCATGGGCGTCAATCTGAATGCAATGGAGACCGCGAAATGTGAGTTCGACGAAGcagtaagtaa GGTGATGACTGGTTTTACCAAACGAGCCACCAGTCCTTGGCTGTACCCAGACTTTATTTTCTACCGTACGCAAGTTGGCAAGGACCAAACAAAGTACATCAAGTTTATTCACGACTTCACTGATAAC GTGATCCGACAGCGGAAACCAAAAATCGTCCAGCGTAGTGATCAACGGGTATCGGCCGATAATGAACAAGATTCTTTTG ACACGTCCGCGGCTAGATCTCGGATACTGATAGAAAATCTCCTGAGACTATCGATGGAGAACAAAACGCTGACAGATGAACAGATCCGGTGTCATATTGATACGACGATCGTAGGT GGCACCGACACAGCGGCCATCACGATGAACTATTTTTTGTTGATGCTGGCATCCCATCAAGACATTCAG GAAAAAATATACCAGGAATTGTGCGACATTTTTGGAGAGAATGTCTTGGAGGATGACAATGAAGAGTTGCATATCACGATGGACGCCTTGGTGAAAATGACGTACACGGAGAGAGTGATCAAAGAAACTATGCGCCTGTTCCCGGGTGCGCCCATAATCGGCCGGGAGACAACGGATGATTTGAAGTTAG ATTCTTACCCGAAAGATTCGCGACACAAGAACCATACTCGTACTTACCATTCAGTGGGGGACGAAGAAATTGTATCG GTTGGAGGTACGGTATGA
- the LOC124304404 gene encoding cytochrome P450 4C1-like isoform X5: protein MDPLTVATLAVACFVLYRIINFTVKLFKVALLFEYPLNAEELPSLPFIGHAYLFIGGNEAILNRMNQLGKNYPTWCRISFGNNPVYVMTSPEHLKEILLSQKTIKRSFFYDFARPLLGDGLMTAPESMWEVHRKLIQPSFNPVVLKSFLKTFATLSVTLAKKMEQHLDGPEFEIYRYVSLCTFDAICVTAMGVNLNAMETAKCEFDEAVSKVMTGFTKRATSPWLYPDFIFYRTQVGKDQTKYIKFIHDFTDNVIRQRKPKIVQRSDQRVSADNEQDSFDTSAARSRILIENLLRLSMENKTLTDEQIRCHIDTTIVGGTDTAAITMNYFLLMLASHQDIQEKIYQELCDIFGENVLEDDNEELHITMDALVKMTYTERVIKETMRLFPGAPIIGRETTDDLKLDRFLPERFATQEPYSYLPFSGGRRNCIGWRYGMMLMKTVAATIVWKYVLTKDQVIPVKDLRLTFDILLGSVYPDTLRIRRRVK from the exons ATGGACCCTTTGACGGTAGCCACGCTTGCGGTGGCATGCTTCGTATTGTACCggataatcaattttacagtCAAGCTGTTTAAAGTTGCTTTGCTCTTCGAATACCCGCTAAACGCTGAGGAATTACCGAGTCTGCCTTTCATAGGCCATGCGTATCTCTTTATTGGCGGTAATGAAG CTATCTTAAACAGGATGAATCAACTGGGGAAAAACTATCCTACGTGGTGTCGAATTTCATTTGGTAACAATCCAGTGTACGTCATGACTTCACCTGAACATTTGAAG GAGATACTCCTGAGTCAGAAGACCATTAAAAGAAGCTTCTTTTACGACTTTGCGCGACCATTGTTGGGGGACGGATTAATGACAGCTCCCG AGTCAATGTGGGAAGTGCACCGAAAACTGATTCAGCCGTCCTTTAATCCGGTGGTTCTCAAGTCTTTCTTGAAAACATTTGCCACTCTGTCAGTGACACTGGCCAAAAAGATGGAACAACACTTGGATGGACCGGAATTCGAAATATACAGATACGTTTCGCTGTGTACATTCGACGCAATCTGTG TGACGGCCATGGGCGTCAATCTGAATGCAATGGAGACCGCGAAATGTGAGTTCGACGAAGcagtaagtaa GGTGATGACTGGTTTTACCAAACGAGCCACCAGTCCTTGGCTGTACCCAGACTTTATTTTCTACCGTACGCAAGTTGGCAAGGACCAAACAAAGTACATCAAGTTTATTCACGACTTCACTGATAAC GTGATCCGACAGCGGAAACCAAAAATCGTCCAGCGTAGTGATCAACGGGTATCGGCCGATAATGAACAAGATTCTTTTG ACACGTCCGCGGCTAGATCTCGGATACTGATAGAAAATCTCCTGAGACTATCGATGGAGAACAAAACGCTGACAGATGAACAGATCCGGTGTCATATTGATACGACGATCGTAGGT GGCACCGACACAGCGGCCATCACGATGAACTATTTTTTGTTGATGCTGGCATCCCATCAAGACATTCAG GAAAAAATATACCAGGAATTGTGCGACATTTTTGGAGAGAATGTCTTGGAGGATGACAATGAAGAGTTGCATATCACGATGGACGCCTTGGTGAAAATGACGTACACGGAGAGAGTGATCAAAGAAACTATGCGCCTGTTCCCGGGTGCGCCCATAATCGGCCGGGAGACAACGGATGATTTGAAGTTAG ACAGATTCTTACCCGAAAGATTCGCGACACAAGAACCATACTCGTACTTACCATTCAGTGGGGGACGAAGAAATTGTATCG GTTGGAGGTACGGTATGATGTTGATGAAGACAGTTGCCGCAACAATTGTCTGGAAGTAC